The Arctopsyche grandis isolate Sample6627 chromosome 10, ASM5162203v2, whole genome shotgun sequence genome window below encodes:
- the mop gene encoding tyrosine-protein phosphatase non-receptor type protein myopic isoform X2 — translation MAMEAAPRLPMLSLELKVPHEAPQFATKLKQYIAVCYREDSESYNNEIHQLEGLRSVAVRPAIDLTGTAALKRYFCQLRGLQSRFPMSKGQPVAVAFAWKDLFANIVCTLSDIRFEMVCVLYNVGALHSKLGAAESRITPDSMKAACTHFQNAVWAFQHLKDHFPQPSGVDLSPEIMKLFQDICLAQAQECILEKSMQDSRKPAIVGAIGMQAILHYKSALAALDTSQGADSVHETVGMKTCNAWHKSLSFKIAYISSIVYLFQGMQSEESQKMGERVAFYQLASDKLQEAKKLSKGLEQIDAINEALTFANDVVEGKRKAAKNENEFIYHEEVPDKDLLSEPKPAALAKGIPINFNDPEVSGPDIFGRLVPMRAHEASSMYSEEKAKLLRKVCGDVDAKDNQLNEFMSSLQLDDLNVLNEPERLPQDLIDICASISVKTDAIQNLIETMNNLADIHTEVESMFADIKSMIEMEEGSEKEFQQIIGKRPPSIVSTELSREANKYLEAHNKANESNQTLHKAMTLHLANLKLLSLPLDDLSKHIPSLESVKANVDSTAMSDMRSLVEKVNEMRAQRSMLVLQLRETVNTDDITSQLLTRTGESLDEIFKQEIEKHNKLVNFINQNMAAQENILKALTEAYAKYAPTKKLISDVLKKKESFLTAMKTSYETYEDLLNKSLKGIEFYRKLSSTVSRLLSRLKSICKVQQEERAQLLASHSPKPPAPAVVKNPSVPLNTNLASSVIKDEVSAAPKLKDFLPYMKNRNSSQHSQVTDSSEASYAGHMYPPYVRPAPLGSEGENIPMTSNYSDSYSMRQPTSIADSDVYKPSNISGAYAPNPELNPHIHNVEQYSNVDPKIYQQYSNYYGYNTNVPSENMPNKNFDMTPKETDMGYSNYQAPIHSMQHYDQSAQSVPGYEAYNPNYTNYLQNPMNYQSNIQQPVYSDPAQVDYNKLTSQMQNVNISNQVPNSMYGGVVNTSQMYDMSLQQQNLTYSNATTQQVSDKSMTPQIGYNYNMPHMSPMPDTQASNRNAYPTYASSESYQYNYQAPVVANVSVSNDMQNMYQYQQIPAAESNVVAPQEIKPPMDPLISSHAGTYSQIGHSVQTSQPYSVPQEQQNTQQYLMPQEHQNTQLYSMPQEQQNTQLYSMPQEQQNAQPVNNEMKNTYTSQASTDALPIQSHVQRDFLPKNLPHMMGYDANSANTSESIPVDETKPQQYSNYNYNQSNMEMSNSYQNHPGYGFNNKTGLYDYNYGYQNCSNNMQQSVVPNNQDMNENHYQPNLYTSAGHYGTVQSSSNISTERQTNTPEVPQVSNANPVQYSQQNHSANYDQQPSYIEQPSTNGQNSVTYMNSHDNKTTMTYSDEGKASKTTSHVSEEQVKSPETPEVKEVKEPSALDLLSGLDFSIEQTPLVPEIRVPPVSEYVIRKVPQKEMSQSEMLEGDDVCEDETLVRPPKKDIFADPSLLNKFTQEVKSLQQFVDGLTKKTHSGITMLDSKWKKIQDTQNKDNHLKLTLAGKNNMDKNFSPDVIPYDDSRVKLTLEFSDKYVNASHIKQISAWSIPLIVSDLPSEENYSAFWHMILQQKVSIMVCLLTEIELQGKFYGPTSKNQELVFSDLIITLNDINCNVNWTERKLTIKYKNIEQNLTHYQINVFPARVVSAPLVMLVDKVLNTKDVNSKDNHLPKTLIHCNAGAGRSALIILLIMAMSQVRGGFVDLRDMLDAGLLYLCGVRTNVLEDTKYLVDIYRTVLFYVQGVLCSGTVMFNGEAVSIQSGASVPPPHITTPHPRSSSENFNKFTKESFEEMKQAAGLKSGDMQDPLSYLDPLWSLKKRKD, via the exons TATATCGCCGTATGCTATCGAGAAGATTCAGAGAGCTATAACAATGAAATTCATCAATTGGAAGGGCTTCGATCGGTGGCCGTACGACCGGCGATAGATCTCACCGGCACTGCTGCTTTAAAACGCTACTTTTGCCAACTTCGAGGACTTCAAAGCAGATTTCCCATGTCTAAAGGTCAACCGGTTGCAGTTGCATTCGCATG GAAAGATTTATTCGCAAACATTGTTTGCACCTTGTCTGATATTCGTTTTGAGATGGTTTGCGTCCTGTATAATGTAGGCGCTCTGCATTCCAAACTTGGTGCTGCGGAATCTAGAATTACACCTGATAGCATGAAAGCCGCATGTACTCATTTTCAAAATGCCGTATGGGCCTTTCAACACTTGAAAGATCATTTCCCACAACCATCAGGTGTTGATCTCAGTCCtgaaattatgaaattattcCAAGATATTTGCCTAGCACAGGCCCAGGAATGCATTTTAGAAAAAAGTATGCAAGATAGTAGAAAGCCAGCTATCGTCG GAGCAATCGGAATGCAAGCGATACTGCATTATAAAAGTGCACTTGCCGCACTAGACACGTCTCAGGGTGCGGACAGTGTTCATGAAACAGTTGGAATGAAGACATGCAACGCCTGGCATAAATCCTTGTCTTTTAAAATTGCTTATATCAGTTCTATAGTATACTTGTTTCAAGGCATGCAATCGGAAGAGTCccaaaaaatgggggagcgtgTTGCATTCTATCAATTAGCTAGCGATAAACTACAAGAAgcaaaaaaactatccaaaggTTTGGAGCAAATCGATGCCATAAACGAAGCTTTGACATTTGCAAATGACGTTGTTGAGGGTAAACGAAAAGCcgctaaaaatgaaaatgaattcatttacCACGAAGAAGTTCCCGATAAGGATTTGCTCAGCGAACCTAAACCAGCCGCGTTGGCTAAAGGAATTCCGATCAACTTCAACGATCCTGAAGTTTCGGGTCCTGATATATTCGGTCGTCTCGTTCCGATGAGAGCTCATGAAGCGTCTTCTATGTACTCCGAAGAGAAAGCGAAACTGTTGCGAAAAGTTTGTGGAGACGTCGACGCAAAAGACAACCAGCTCAATGAATTTATGTCATCACTCCAACTCGATGACCTCAATGTTTTGAATGAACCGGAGAGACTACCACAGGATTTGATCGACATATGCGCTTCGATCAGTGTTAAAACTGATGCTATACAAAATCTAATCGAAACTATGAACAACCTTGCTGATATTCACACGGAAGTCGAATCAATGTTTGCCGATATTAAAAGCATGATTGag ATGGAAGAAGGAAGCGAAAAAGAATTTCAACAAATCATTGGAAAAAGACCTCCATCTATAGTAAGTACGGAGTTATCGCGCGAAGCCAATAAATATTTAGAAGCTCACAACAAAGCAAATGAAAGCAATCAAACTTTACATAAAGCTATGACGCTTCATTTGGCAAATCTCAAGCTTTTAAGTTTACCACTTGATGATTTGAGCAAACATATTCCATCATTGGAATCTGTCAAAG CGAATGTTGATTCAACTGCAATGTCAGATATGAGATCTTTAGTCGAAAAAGTTAATGAAATGCGTGCTCAGAGGAGTATGCTCGTTCTTCAGCTACGCGAAACTGTAAACACTGATGATATTACATCACAATTACTCACCCGAACTGGAGAGTCtctcgatgaaatatttaagcaGGAGATTGAAAAGCATAATAAATTG GTCAATTTCATCAATCAAAATATGGCAGCTCAAGAAAACATTCTCAAGGCTCTGACGGAGGCCTACGCTAAATATGCTCCAACTAAAAAGCTAATATCTGACGTTCTAAAGAAGAAGGAATCTTTCTTAACTG CAATGAAAACTTCTTATGAAACATACGAAGACCTATTGAACAAGTCTTTGAAAGGAATTGAATTTTATCGTAAGCTTTCCAGCACGGTATCTAGACTTTTGTCTCGTTTGAAGAGCATATGCAAAGTGCAACAAGAGGAAAGAGCACAACTTTTGGCCAGTCATTCTCCGAAACCGCCAG CTCCTGCAGTAGTAAAAAATCCTTCTGTCCCACTGAACACTAATTTGGCTTCAAGTGTAATAAAAGATGAAGTTTCTGCAGCTccaaaattaaaagattttcttCCATATATGAAAAATCGGAATAGTTCTCAACATTCTCaag TTACAGATTCTTCAGAAGCATCATATGCTGGTCATATGTATCCTCCATATGTTAGACCTGCTCCATTAGGTTCTGAAG GTGAAAACATTCCGATGACTTCAAATTATTCCGATTCGTATAGTATGAGACAGCCAACGTCAATAGCAGACAGCGACGTCTACAAACCGTCTAATATTTCTGGAGCATATGCTCCAAACCCCGAACTTAATCCACATATCCATAACGTTGAACAGTATTCTAATGTAGACCCCAAAATATATCAACAGTATTCCAACTACTATGGTTACAACACGAACGTACCGAGTGAAAACATGCCAAATAAAAATTTCGATATGACTCCGAAAGAAACCGACATGGGATATTCAAATTATCAAGCACCCATTCATTCCATGCAGCACTATGATCAATCAGCTCAAAGCGTACCGGGCTACGAAGCTTACAATCCCAATTATactaattatttacaaaatccGATGAACTATCAGAGCAATATTCAACAGCCGGTGTATTCAGATCCGGCCCAAGTTGATTACAACAAACTGACAAGTCAGATGCAAAACGTGAACATTTCCAATCAAGTACCGAACAGCATGTATGGGGGCGTGGTGAACACATCTCAGATGTATGATATGTCGCTTCAACAACAGAACTTGACATATTCTAACGCAACTACTCAACAAGTGTCCGACAAATCCATGACACCTCAAATCGGATATAATTATAACATGCCTCACATGTCACCTATGCCTGATACACAAGCGTCTAATAGAAACGCTTATCCGACGTATGCATCCAGTGAGAGTTATCAGTATAATTATCAAGCACCTGTTGTTGCAAATGTCAGTGTTTCGAACGATATGCAAAATATGTATCAGTATCAACAAATTCCTGCCGCAGAATCTAACGTTGTGGCACCCCAAGAAATAAAACCGCCGATGGATCCTTTGATATCATCACACGCTGGTACTTATTCCCAAATAGGACATTCTGTCCAAACTTCTCAACCGTATTCTGTGCCTCAAGAGCAACAAAACACTCAACAGTATCTCATGCCTCAAGAGCACCAAAATACACAACTGTATTCTATGCCTCAAGAGCAACAAAACACACAATTGTATTCTATGCCTCAAGAACAGCAAAATGCTCAACCTGTTAATAACGAGATGAAAAATACGTACACATCGCAAGCTTCGACAGACGCCTTGCCAATTCAATCTCACGTTCAACGCGATTTTTTGCCCAAAAATTTGCCTCATATGATGGGCTATGACGCAAATTCAGCGAATACTTCTGAATCGATTCCAGTCGATGAAACGAAACCGCAGCAGTATTCTAACTATAATTACAATCAATCCAATATGGAAATGTCAAACTCGTATCAAAATCATCCTGGATACGGATTCAATAACAAGACTGGATTGTACGATTACAACTATGGATATCAAAATTGTAGTAATAACATGCAACAGTCGGTCGTTCCGAACAATCAGGATATGAACGAAAATCACTACCAACCAAATTTGTATACGAGTGCGGGACATTACGGAACGGTACAATCTTCTTCAAATATTTCTACTGAAAGGCAAACGAATACGCCTGAAGTTCCTCAAGTCTCTAATGCAAATCCTGTGCAATATTCTCAACAAAATCATTCTGCCAATTACGATCAACAGCCTTCTTACATTGAACAGCCAAGTACGAACGGACAGAATAGCGTAACTTATATGAATTCACATGATAATAAAACTACCATGACGTATTCTGATGAAG GTAAGGCGTCTAAAACGACGTCACATGTCAGCGAAGAACAGGTGAAATCTCCGGAAACGCCCGAAGTCAAGGAAGTTAAAGAGCCGTCGGCTTTGGATTTACTCTCCGGTTTAGATTTCAGTATTGAACAAACGCCGCTCGTCCCGGAGATTCGAGTGCCTCCGGTTTCTGAATACGTGATCCGAAAAGTGCCACAAAAAGAAATGTCTCAGTCGGAAATGTTAGAGGGCGATGACGTGTGCGAGGATGAAACTTTGGTGCGACCGCCAAAGAAGGACATATTTGCAGATCCCagtcttttaaataaattcacgCAGGAAGTGAAGAGCTTACAACAGTTTGTTGATGGACTTACGAAGAAAACTCACTCGGGGATTACTATGTTGGAttcgaaatggaaaaaaattcaagatactcag AACAAAGATAACCATCTGAAATTAACATTGGCTGGTAAGAATAATATGGATAAAAACTTTTCACCGGATGTTATTCCGTACGATGATTCCAGAGTTAAGCTTACTTTGGAATTTTCTGATAAATATGTGAATGCTTCACACATTAAG CAAATTTCCGCCTGGTCCATTCCTTTAATTGTATCTGACCTTCCGTCTGAAGAAAACTATTCTGCATTTTGGCATATGATTCTTCAGCAAAAAGTTTCTATAATGGTTTGCTTATTGACTGAAATCGag TTGCAAGGAAAATTTTACGGACCGACGTCTAAAAATCAAGAACTTGTATTCTCTGACTTAATCATTACTCTCAATGATATTAATTGTAACGTTAATTGGACTGAAAGAAAATtgactattaaatataaaaacatcgaACAAAATCTAACTCATTATCAAATAAACGTATTTCCAGCAAg AGTCGTCAGTGCCCCGCTTGTTATGTTGGTTGACAAAGTTTTGAATACAAAAGACGTAAATTCTAAAGATAATCATCTTCCAAAAACTTTGATTCACTGCAACGCTGGAGCTGGCCGAAGTGCTCTTATTATACTTTTAATCATGGCGATGAGTCAAGTGAGAGGAGGATTTGTAGATCTCAGAG atATGTTGGATGCAGGTTTATTATATCTATGTGGAGTTCGGACGAATGTCTTGGAAGATACAAAGTATCTTGTTGACATTTACCGAACAGTATTATTTTACGTGCAGGGTGTACTTTGTTCtg GTACTGTGATGTTTAACGGTGAAGCTGTTTCGATTCAAAGCGGTGCTAGTGTTCCACCACCGCATATAACTACTCCTCATCCACGAAGTTCTTCcgaaaatttcaacaaattcaCCAAAGAAAGTTTTGAAGAGATGAAACAGGCCGCCGGACTGAAAAGTGGCGATATGCAGGATCCGCTCAGCTATTTGGATCCGTTGTGGAGTCTGAAGAAACGCAAAGATTGA
- the mop gene encoding tyrosine-protein phosphatase non-receptor type protein myopic isoform X1 translates to MAMEAAPRLPMLSLELKVPHEAPQFATKLKQYIAVCYREDSESYNNEIHQLEGLRSVAVRPAIDLTGTAALKRYFCQLRGLQSRFPMSKGQPVAVAFAWKDLFANIVCTLSDIRFEMVCVLYNVGALHSKLGAAESRITPDSMKAACTHFQNAVWAFQHLKDHFPQPSGVDLSPEIMKLFQDICLAQAQECILEKSMQDSRKPAIVGAIGMQAILHYKSALAALDTSQGADSVHETVGMKTCNAWHKSLSFKIAYISSIVYLFQGMQSEESQKMGERVAFYQLASDKLQEAKKLSKGLEQIDAINEALTFANDVVEGKRKAAKNENEFIYHEEVPDKDLLSEPKPAALAKGIPINFNDPEVSGPDIFGRLVPMRAHEASSMYSEEKAKLLRKVCGDVDAKDNQLNEFMSSLQLDDLNVLNEPERLPQDLIDICASISVKTDAIQNLIETMNNLADIHTEVESMFADIKSMIEMEEGSEKEFQQIIGKRPPSIVSTELSREANKYLEAHNKANESNQTLHKAMTLHLANLKLLSLPLDDLSKHIPSLESVKANVDSTAMSDMRSLVEKVNEMRAQRSMLVLQLRETVNTDDITSQLLTRTGESLDEIFKQEIEKHNKLVNFINQNMAAQENILKALTEAYAKYAPTKKLISDVLKKKESFLTAMKTSYETYEDLLNKSLKGIEFYRKLSSTVSRLLSRLKSICKVQQEERAQLLASHSPKPPAAPAVVKNPSVPLNTNLASSVIKDEVSAAPKLKDFLPYMKNRNSSQHSQVTDSSEASYAGHMYPPYVRPAPLGSEGENIPMTSNYSDSYSMRQPTSIADSDVYKPSNISGAYAPNPELNPHIHNVEQYSNVDPKIYQQYSNYYGYNTNVPSENMPNKNFDMTPKETDMGYSNYQAPIHSMQHYDQSAQSVPGYEAYNPNYTNYLQNPMNYQSNIQQPVYSDPAQVDYNKLTSQMQNVNISNQVPNSMYGGVVNTSQMYDMSLQQQNLTYSNATTQQVSDKSMTPQIGYNYNMPHMSPMPDTQASNRNAYPTYASSESYQYNYQAPVVANVSVSNDMQNMYQYQQIPAAESNVVAPQEIKPPMDPLISSHAGTYSQIGHSVQTSQPYSVPQEQQNTQQYLMPQEHQNTQLYSMPQEQQNTQLYSMPQEQQNAQPVNNEMKNTYTSQASTDALPIQSHVQRDFLPKNLPHMMGYDANSANTSESIPVDETKPQQYSNYNYNQSNMEMSNSYQNHPGYGFNNKTGLYDYNYGYQNCSNNMQQSVVPNNQDMNENHYQPNLYTSAGHYGTVQSSSNISTERQTNTPEVPQVSNANPVQYSQQNHSANYDQQPSYIEQPSTNGQNSVTYMNSHDNKTTMTYSDEGKASKTTSHVSEEQVKSPETPEVKEVKEPSALDLLSGLDFSIEQTPLVPEIRVPPVSEYVIRKVPQKEMSQSEMLEGDDVCEDETLVRPPKKDIFADPSLLNKFTQEVKSLQQFVDGLTKKTHSGITMLDSKWKKIQDTQNKDNHLKLTLAGKNNMDKNFSPDVIPYDDSRVKLTLEFSDKYVNASHIKQISAWSIPLIVSDLPSEENYSAFWHMILQQKVSIMVCLLTEIELQGKFYGPTSKNQELVFSDLIITLNDINCNVNWTERKLTIKYKNIEQNLTHYQINVFPARVVSAPLVMLVDKVLNTKDVNSKDNHLPKTLIHCNAGAGRSALIILLIMAMSQVRGGFVDLRDMLDAGLLYLCGVRTNVLEDTKYLVDIYRTVLFYVQGVLCSGTVMFNGEAVSIQSGASVPPPHITTPHPRSSSENFNKFTKESFEEMKQAAGLKSGDMQDPLSYLDPLWSLKKRKD, encoded by the exons TATATCGCCGTATGCTATCGAGAAGATTCAGAGAGCTATAACAATGAAATTCATCAATTGGAAGGGCTTCGATCGGTGGCCGTACGACCGGCGATAGATCTCACCGGCACTGCTGCTTTAAAACGCTACTTTTGCCAACTTCGAGGACTTCAAAGCAGATTTCCCATGTCTAAAGGTCAACCGGTTGCAGTTGCATTCGCATG GAAAGATTTATTCGCAAACATTGTTTGCACCTTGTCTGATATTCGTTTTGAGATGGTTTGCGTCCTGTATAATGTAGGCGCTCTGCATTCCAAACTTGGTGCTGCGGAATCTAGAATTACACCTGATAGCATGAAAGCCGCATGTACTCATTTTCAAAATGCCGTATGGGCCTTTCAACACTTGAAAGATCATTTCCCACAACCATCAGGTGTTGATCTCAGTCCtgaaattatgaaattattcCAAGATATTTGCCTAGCACAGGCCCAGGAATGCATTTTAGAAAAAAGTATGCAAGATAGTAGAAAGCCAGCTATCGTCG GAGCAATCGGAATGCAAGCGATACTGCATTATAAAAGTGCACTTGCCGCACTAGACACGTCTCAGGGTGCGGACAGTGTTCATGAAACAGTTGGAATGAAGACATGCAACGCCTGGCATAAATCCTTGTCTTTTAAAATTGCTTATATCAGTTCTATAGTATACTTGTTTCAAGGCATGCAATCGGAAGAGTCccaaaaaatgggggagcgtgTTGCATTCTATCAATTAGCTAGCGATAAACTACAAGAAgcaaaaaaactatccaaaggTTTGGAGCAAATCGATGCCATAAACGAAGCTTTGACATTTGCAAATGACGTTGTTGAGGGTAAACGAAAAGCcgctaaaaatgaaaatgaattcatttacCACGAAGAAGTTCCCGATAAGGATTTGCTCAGCGAACCTAAACCAGCCGCGTTGGCTAAAGGAATTCCGATCAACTTCAACGATCCTGAAGTTTCGGGTCCTGATATATTCGGTCGTCTCGTTCCGATGAGAGCTCATGAAGCGTCTTCTATGTACTCCGAAGAGAAAGCGAAACTGTTGCGAAAAGTTTGTGGAGACGTCGACGCAAAAGACAACCAGCTCAATGAATTTATGTCATCACTCCAACTCGATGACCTCAATGTTTTGAATGAACCGGAGAGACTACCACAGGATTTGATCGACATATGCGCTTCGATCAGTGTTAAAACTGATGCTATACAAAATCTAATCGAAACTATGAACAACCTTGCTGATATTCACACGGAAGTCGAATCAATGTTTGCCGATATTAAAAGCATGATTGag ATGGAAGAAGGAAGCGAAAAAGAATTTCAACAAATCATTGGAAAAAGACCTCCATCTATAGTAAGTACGGAGTTATCGCGCGAAGCCAATAAATATTTAGAAGCTCACAACAAAGCAAATGAAAGCAATCAAACTTTACATAAAGCTATGACGCTTCATTTGGCAAATCTCAAGCTTTTAAGTTTACCACTTGATGATTTGAGCAAACATATTCCATCATTGGAATCTGTCAAAG CGAATGTTGATTCAACTGCAATGTCAGATATGAGATCTTTAGTCGAAAAAGTTAATGAAATGCGTGCTCAGAGGAGTATGCTCGTTCTTCAGCTACGCGAAACTGTAAACACTGATGATATTACATCACAATTACTCACCCGAACTGGAGAGTCtctcgatgaaatatttaagcaGGAGATTGAAAAGCATAATAAATTG GTCAATTTCATCAATCAAAATATGGCAGCTCAAGAAAACATTCTCAAGGCTCTGACGGAGGCCTACGCTAAATATGCTCCAACTAAAAAGCTAATATCTGACGTTCTAAAGAAGAAGGAATCTTTCTTAACTG CAATGAAAACTTCTTATGAAACATACGAAGACCTATTGAACAAGTCTTTGAAAGGAATTGAATTTTATCGTAAGCTTTCCAGCACGGTATCTAGACTTTTGTCTCGTTTGAAGAGCATATGCAAAGTGCAACAAGAGGAAAGAGCACAACTTTTGGCCAGTCATTCTCCGAAACCGCCAG CAGCTCCTGCAGTAGTAAAAAATCCTTCTGTCCCACTGAACACTAATTTGGCTTCAAGTGTAATAAAAGATGAAGTTTCTGCAGCTccaaaattaaaagattttcttCCATATATGAAAAATCGGAATAGTTCTCAACATTCTCaag TTACAGATTCTTCAGAAGCATCATATGCTGGTCATATGTATCCTCCATATGTTAGACCTGCTCCATTAGGTTCTGAAG GTGAAAACATTCCGATGACTTCAAATTATTCCGATTCGTATAGTATGAGACAGCCAACGTCAATAGCAGACAGCGACGTCTACAAACCGTCTAATATTTCTGGAGCATATGCTCCAAACCCCGAACTTAATCCACATATCCATAACGTTGAACAGTATTCTAATGTAGACCCCAAAATATATCAACAGTATTCCAACTACTATGGTTACAACACGAACGTACCGAGTGAAAACATGCCAAATAAAAATTTCGATATGACTCCGAAAGAAACCGACATGGGATATTCAAATTATCAAGCACCCATTCATTCCATGCAGCACTATGATCAATCAGCTCAAAGCGTACCGGGCTACGAAGCTTACAATCCCAATTATactaattatttacaaaatccGATGAACTATCAGAGCAATATTCAACAGCCGGTGTATTCAGATCCGGCCCAAGTTGATTACAACAAACTGACAAGTCAGATGCAAAACGTGAACATTTCCAATCAAGTACCGAACAGCATGTATGGGGGCGTGGTGAACACATCTCAGATGTATGATATGTCGCTTCAACAACAGAACTTGACATATTCTAACGCAACTACTCAACAAGTGTCCGACAAATCCATGACACCTCAAATCGGATATAATTATAACATGCCTCACATGTCACCTATGCCTGATACACAAGCGTCTAATAGAAACGCTTATCCGACGTATGCATCCAGTGAGAGTTATCAGTATAATTATCAAGCACCTGTTGTTGCAAATGTCAGTGTTTCGAACGATATGCAAAATATGTATCAGTATCAACAAATTCCTGCCGCAGAATCTAACGTTGTGGCACCCCAAGAAATAAAACCGCCGATGGATCCTTTGATATCATCACACGCTGGTACTTATTCCCAAATAGGACATTCTGTCCAAACTTCTCAACCGTATTCTGTGCCTCAAGAGCAACAAAACACTCAACAGTATCTCATGCCTCAAGAGCACCAAAATACACAACTGTATTCTATGCCTCAAGAGCAACAAAACACACAATTGTATTCTATGCCTCAAGAACAGCAAAATGCTCAACCTGTTAATAACGAGATGAAAAATACGTACACATCGCAAGCTTCGACAGACGCCTTGCCAATTCAATCTCACGTTCAACGCGATTTTTTGCCCAAAAATTTGCCTCATATGATGGGCTATGACGCAAATTCAGCGAATACTTCTGAATCGATTCCAGTCGATGAAACGAAACCGCAGCAGTATTCTAACTATAATTACAATCAATCCAATATGGAAATGTCAAACTCGTATCAAAATCATCCTGGATACGGATTCAATAACAAGACTGGATTGTACGATTACAACTATGGATATCAAAATTGTAGTAATAACATGCAACAGTCGGTCGTTCCGAACAATCAGGATATGAACGAAAATCACTACCAACCAAATTTGTATACGAGTGCGGGACATTACGGAACGGTACAATCTTCTTCAAATATTTCTACTGAAAGGCAAACGAATACGCCTGAAGTTCCTCAAGTCTCTAATGCAAATCCTGTGCAATATTCTCAACAAAATCATTCTGCCAATTACGATCAACAGCCTTCTTACATTGAACAGCCAAGTACGAACGGACAGAATAGCGTAACTTATATGAATTCACATGATAATAAAACTACCATGACGTATTCTGATGAAG GTAAGGCGTCTAAAACGACGTCACATGTCAGCGAAGAACAGGTGAAATCTCCGGAAACGCCCGAAGTCAAGGAAGTTAAAGAGCCGTCGGCTTTGGATTTACTCTCCGGTTTAGATTTCAGTATTGAACAAACGCCGCTCGTCCCGGAGATTCGAGTGCCTCCGGTTTCTGAATACGTGATCCGAAAAGTGCCACAAAAAGAAATGTCTCAGTCGGAAATGTTAGAGGGCGATGACGTGTGCGAGGATGAAACTTTGGTGCGACCGCCAAAGAAGGACATATTTGCAGATCCCagtcttttaaataaattcacgCAGGAAGTGAAGAGCTTACAACAGTTTGTTGATGGACTTACGAAGAAAACTCACTCGGGGATTACTATGTTGGAttcgaaatggaaaaaaattcaagatactcag AACAAAGATAACCATCTGAAATTAACATTGGCTGGTAAGAATAATATGGATAAAAACTTTTCACCGGATGTTATTCCGTACGATGATTCCAGAGTTAAGCTTACTTTGGAATTTTCTGATAAATATGTGAATGCTTCACACATTAAG CAAATTTCCGCCTGGTCCATTCCTTTAATTGTATCTGACCTTCCGTCTGAAGAAAACTATTCTGCATTTTGGCATATGATTCTTCAGCAAAAAGTTTCTATAATGGTTTGCTTATTGACTGAAATCGag TTGCAAGGAAAATTTTACGGACCGACGTCTAAAAATCAAGAACTTGTATTCTCTGACTTAATCATTACTCTCAATGATATTAATTGTAACGTTAATTGGACTGAAAGAAAATtgactattaaatataaaaacatcgaACAAAATCTAACTCATTATCAAATAAACGTATTTCCAGCAAg AGTCGTCAGTGCCCCGCTTGTTATGTTGGTTGACAAAGTTTTGAATACAAAAGACGTAAATTCTAAAGATAATCATCTTCCAAAAACTTTGATTCACTGCAACGCTGGAGCTGGCCGAAGTGCTCTTATTATACTTTTAATCATGGCGATGAGTCAAGTGAGAGGAGGATTTGTAGATCTCAGAG atATGTTGGATGCAGGTTTATTATATCTATGTGGAGTTCGGACGAATGTCTTGGAAGATACAAAGTATCTTGTTGACATTTACCGAACAGTATTATTTTACGTGCAGGGTGTACTTTGTTCtg GTACTGTGATGTTTAACGGTGAAGCTGTTTCGATTCAAAGCGGTGCTAGTGTTCCACCACCGCATATAACTACTCCTCATCCACGAAGTTCTTCcgaaaatttcaacaaattcaCCAAAGAAAGTTTTGAAGAGATGAAACAGGCCGCCGGACTGAAAAGTGGCGATATGCAGGATCCGCTCAGCTATTTGGATCCGTTGTGGAGTCTGAAGAAACGCAAAGATTGA